A single window of Eucalyptus grandis isolate ANBG69807.140 chromosome 1, ASM1654582v1, whole genome shotgun sequence DNA harbors:
- the LOC104425364 gene encoding mitochondrial fission 1 protein A, translated as MEAKIGRFFDSVGGFFKGEDQIPWCDRDIIVGCERDVAEAANGGSDELKSESIMRLSWALVHSRQPEDVQRGIAMLEASLANTNTPLQQREKLYLLAVGYYRSGQYSKSLQFVQQCLEIVPDWRQALTLKKTVESRITKDGVIGIGITATAVGLLAGGVAAALARKK; from the exons ATGGAAGCGAAGATCGGGCGGTTCTTCGATTCGGTGGGCGGCTTCTTCAAGGGCGAGGATCAGATCCCCTGGTGCGACCGCGACATCATCGTC GGCTGTGAGAGAGATGTTGCAGAAGCTGCCAATGGTGGTTCTGATGAGCTCAAAAGCGAAAGCATAATGAGGTTATCATGGGCCCTCGTTCATTCTAGACAACCAGAAGATGTGCAGCGAGGGATAGCCATGCTTGAAG CTTCCTTAGCCAACACGAATACCCCTTTAcaacagagagagaagctgTATCTTCTGGCTGTTGGATATTACAGAAGTGGTCAGTATTCCAAAAGCTTGCAGTTTGTACAGCAATGTTTGGAA ATTGTACCTGATTGGAGGCAAGCGTTGACACTCAAAAAGACTGTTGAAAGTCGAATCACTAAGG ATGGTGTAATCGGAATAGGCATCACGGCAACTGCTGTCGGACTTCTAGCAGGCGGTGTCGCAGCAGCATTGGCTCGCAAGAAATGA
- the LOC120287550 gene encoding probable mediator of RNA polymerase II transcription subunit 26b, with translation MSKSLDYWRAFFRGTNADVFEFIDNAIAVAAHDLPDDFRSRRGRIMERLYSCETGRHAPSEESEANGDSGVDVEQEAVGMDKESCCSCGEARAFADETDERSRVFGEVLRIKQVLDKSRLEQSASALCESLRRLQSMAITLDILETTKIGISVNSLRRNCRSKQIAQLAHGIIGYGVPYHSRQAYKNELAPEKHDIYSAVTGRNRTNLTLTANQANLFLDESQNL, from the exons ATGTCGAAGTCACTGGACTACTGGAGAGCGTTCTTCCGAGGGACGAACGCCGACGTCTTCGAATTCATCGACAATGCGATCGCAGTGGCTGCCCACGATCTCCCGGATGATTTTCGGTCGCGGAGGGGACGGATCATGGAACGCCTGTACTCGTGCGAGACTGGCCGGCATGCCCCGAGTGAAGAAAGCGAGGCGAACGGCGACAGTGGGGTTGACGTCGAGCAAGAAGCGGTGGGCATGGACAAGGAGAGCTGTTGCAGTTGTGGCGAGGCCAGGGCATTCGCCGATGAGACTGACGAGCGGTCTCGAGTCTTCGGTGAAGTCCTGAGGATCAAGCAGGTCTTGGACAAGAGTCGACTCGAG CAGTCTGCTTCGGCACTGTGCGAATCACTGCGAAGACTTCAGTCGATGGCCATTACTCTGGATATCTTGGAG ACGACCAAGATCGGCATAAGTGTCAACAGTCTCCGGAGAAACTGCAGATCGAAGCAGATTGCTCAGCTTGCGCACGGCATCATAGGGTATGGTGTTCCTTACCATTCTCGTCAAGCGTACAAGAATGAATTAGCTCCTGAAAAACATGACATTTACAGTGCTGTCACAGGAAGAAATAGAACAAATCTCACACTGACTGCTAATCAAGCAAATCTTTTCCTTGACGAAAGTCAGAATCTTTAG
- the LOC104427442 gene encoding uncharacterized protein LOC104427442, which produces MVDPDGNPCNIREKNSAIQKPKQKLQVVKPNGSAQSDSRTTPPDEITSEKFDKERNAQLEKPNKVAVCSKRRLAGQKDVSRNGSLEFRVYLCLEKLTMDLCSLRSSSSCRRLQWKSNLKPPRGESKSDISEKQTPRSSGLY; this is translated from the exons ATGGTGGATCCTGATGGAA ATCCTTGCAACATTAGGGAGAAGAACTCTGCGATCCAGAAACCGAAGCAGAAGCTACAGGTTGTGAAGCCCAACGGGTCCGCGCAAAGTGACTCGAGAACTACTCCTCCTGACGAGATCACGTCGGAGAAGTTCGATAAGGAAAGAAACGCTCAACTGGAAAAGCCGAACAAAGTCGCCGTGTGTAGCAAAAGACGACTCGCCGGTCAAAAGGATGTAAGTAGGAACGGAAGTCTCGAGTTTCGGGTTTATCTTTGCCTCGAAAAACTAACGATGGATCTCTGTTCACTCAGAAGCTCAAGTTCTTGCAGGAGGTTGCAAtggaaatcaaatttgaagccGCCAAGAGGAGAATCCAAGAGCGATATCAGCGAGAAGCAAACA CCAAGAAGCAGCGGGCTATACTAG